The following coding sequences lie in one Haematobia irritans isolate KBUSLIRL chromosome 3, ASM5000362v1, whole genome shotgun sequence genomic window:
- the vtd gene encoding RAD21 cohesin complex component verthandi produces the protein MFYAHIILAKKGPLARVWLAAHWDKKITKAHVFETNIEKSVEGIMQPKVKLALRTSGHLLLGVVRIYSRKAKYLLADCNEAFVKIKMAFRPGMVDLPEGHREANVNAITLPEVFHDFDTALPELNDIDIEAQFAMNQSRADEITMREDYGSLSHSLHDDGFGDIGFGSDTPDMVRDHLDSQMNDQLFEDEVMPHMRDGNEASISLQEPSMSNTRLDMDADGFGDEFGQPELFGDELFGDPPRLDEEVQQRLENLPIIEDSDDDHFDVRAPSPASTTPGSPLPAHQHEDDHANLDAPGKPSQAEPTDENLEQSTLLQNEEESFALAPIEASAYKGITKNAKRKRKLIVDEVKNISGEEMKAQLANTSDIVTILDLAPPTKRLMYWKETGGVEKLFSLPSRMIPARVLMFNYNRHLISRFTPLEDFSSLGPADMLALDHITNNENENESMAIITKKGRKRKLNEANIEAIPPAVTDTTQNMSMPDQVREQQEMINATTESLRLDVGGANDTSVPQAESTLYDNCPRSPNPMFALNDIHNLDNLNSTLPSDLGNLHHDLDHEHDFDHVHMTPGNLHHGQMTPHHPEIEAIESIPNLPVDQISSILQEAENMPPQPLQTESSDQLDTTLTEQQQQQQQQHTEQTPNIATSLASDWNEYPAFPASIEIPPNVQDEQQEDETSEQFEERVLNKRAAQMFYAVKNRMVQQECLVLSELTGHNSRKQAAQKFYSLLVLKKFRALNIVQESPYSDIVITRGSLFDNPKL, from the coding sequence ATGTTTTATGCACACATTATATTGGCCAAAAAAGGCCCTTTGGCAAGAGTATGGCTGGCGGCACATTGGGACAAAAAGATCACAAAGGCTCATGTCTTTGAGACGAACATTGAGAAATCTGTGGAGGGCATTATGCAGCCCAAAGTTAAACTGGCCCTACGTACATCCGGACATTTGTTGTTGGGCGTTGTGCGAATATATTCGCGTAAAGCCAAATATCTACTGGCCGATTGTAATGAGGCATTTGTGAAAATCAAAATGGCCTTTCGACCGGGCATGGTCGATTTACCTGAGGGGCACAGGGAGGCCAATGTTAATGCCATTACATTACCGGAAGTTTTTCACGATTTCGATACGGCCTTGCCCGAGCTAAATGACATCGATATCGAGGCCCAGTTTGCCATGAATCAATCGAGAGCCGATGAGATTACCATGCGTGAAGATTATGGCAGTTTATCACATTCCCTGCACGATGACGGTTTTGGAGATATTGGCTTTGGCAGCGATACTCCCGATATGGTACGTGACCATTTGGATTCACAAATGAACGATCAATTATTCGAAGATGAAGTTATGCCCCATATGAGGGATGGTAATGAGGCCAGCATAAGCCTTCAGGAACCGAGTATGTCAAATACACGTTTGGATATGGATGCTGATGGATTTGGTGATGAATTTGGCCAGCCAGAATTATTTGGCGATGAGCTTTTTGGCGATCCGCCACGTCTGGATGAAGAAGTCCAACAGAGATTGGAAAATTTGCCCATCATAGAAGATTCCGACGATGATCATTTCGATGTAAGGGCCCCCTCACCAGCCTCCACCACCCCGGGATCGCCTTTGCCAGCTCATCAACATGAAGATGATCATGCCAATTTAGATGCTCCTGGTAAACCATCACAAGCCGAACCTACCGATGAGAATTTGGAACAGTCCACCCTCTTGCAAAATGAAGAGGAAAGTTTTGCCTTGGCCCCCATTGAGGCTTCAGCCTATAAGGGCATCACAAAGAATGCCAAACGCAAGAGGAAACTCATTGTCGATGAGGTTAAAAATATCTCGGGTGAGGAAATGAAAGCCCAATTGGCCAATACCTCGGATATTGTGACCATCCTAGATCTGGCTCCACCCACGAAACGTTTGATGTATTGGAAAGAGACCGGAGgtgttgagaaacttttctcttTGCCCTCGCGCATGATTCCCGCCCGGGTATTGATGTTTAACTACAATCGTCATTTGATTTCCCGTTTCACTCCATTGGAAGATTTCAGTTCTTTGGGACCAGCCGATATGTTGGCCCTTGACCATATCACCAATAATGAGAATGAAAACGAATCCATGGCTATCATAACCAAAAAGGGTCGCAAACGTAAATTGAATGAGGCAAATATTGAGGCAATACCACCAGCAGTCACAGATACCACACAGAATATGTCCATGCCGGATCAAGTGCGAGAACAACAGGAGATGATTAATGCCACCACAGAGTCGCTACGTCTTGATGTGGGCGGGGCAAATGATACCTCTGTACCCCAGGCCGAATCCACACTCTATGACAATTGCCCGCGTAGCCCTAATCCCATGTTTGCTTTGAACGATATACACAATTTGGATAATTTGAACAGTACCTTGCCCAGCGATTTGGGTAATCTACATCATGATTTGGATCATGAACATGATTTCGATCATGTCCATATGACACCGGGCAATTTACATCATGGCCAAATGACACCACATCATCCAGAAATTGAGGCAATTGAATCGATACCAAATCTACCAGTTGATCAAATATCCTCAATACTCCAGGAGGCGGAAAATATGCCACCACAGCCATTACAAACAGAATCGTCCGATCAACTGGATACCACATTAAcagagcaacaacaacaacagcagcaacagcatACAGAACAAACTCCCAATATAGCAACCAGTCTAGCATCGGATTGGAATGAATATCCTGCCTTCCCAGCCTCCATAGAAATTCCCCCCAATGTGCAAGATGAACAACAAGAGGATGAAACCAGTGAACAATTTGAAGAGCGTGTCCTGAATAAGAGAGCAGCACAAATGTTCTATGCCGTCAAAAATCGCATGGTCCAACAGGAATGTCTCGTCCTTTCAGAGTTGACAGGTCACAATTCACGCAAACAGGCAGCACAAAAATTCTATTCCCTATTGGTATTGAAAAAATTCCGTGCATTAAATATTGTCCAGGAGTCTCCCTACTCGGACATAGTTATAACACGGGGCAGTCTATTCGATAACCCTAAGCtgtaa